In Lotus japonicus ecotype B-129 chromosome 5, LjGifu_v1.2, one genomic interval encodes:
- the LOC130721516 gene encoding calcium-binding protein KRP1-like, translating to MASQNPQPHHFHDSLPFMANKLGGDGLIDELCNGFNLLKDSEKGVITFDSLKRNSALLGLQGFSDEDLRLMLRQGDFDGDGALIQLEFCVLMFRLSPELMEGSQLWLEEALQQELRDDGC from the coding sequence ATGGCATCACAAAATCCACAACCCCATCATTTCCATGACTCCCTTCCATTCATGGCGAACAAGCTAGGCGGCGACGGCCTCATAGACGAGCTCTGCAACGGGTTCAACCTCTTGAAGGACTCTGAAAAAGGTGTCATCACTTTCGACAGCCTCAAGAGGAATTCTGCTCTGCTGGGCCTGCAAGGTTTCAGCGATGAGGATCTTCGCTTGATGCTCCGGCAAGGTGATTTTGACGGCGATGGCGCGCTTATCCAGTTGGAGTTCTGTGTTTTGATGTTTAGATTGAGCCCTGAACTCATGGAGGGGTCTCAGTTGTGGTTGGAGGAAGCCCTTCAGCAAGAACTTAGAGATGATGGTTGTTGa